In Bacillus sp. KH172YL63, one genomic interval encodes:
- a CDS encoding ATP-dependent nuclease: MKLVRINIKNFRSINSCSVQNGKITALVGENNSGKSAILRALNAFFNYEEEELNFINGVHQYSNKSLVRIELTFEDTPNTELYQDKKHNEELILRMTYSFTTKKRTLHYKKNGLYHQLNNEFLISLKENINYVLIPPNRDEREIIWAENALIRIVLEEFLKKSTSRRDTLSPKVKDAARNLERIGLSKVQEAIEKNYSLNKNFDFKLSFDKQIDYSLLLNDIALEIEEKGFRYKITESGSGIQSLTIIALYRYLAELRHNNIILGIEEPEINLHPQAQREFIKSIKENNSTIEVQIIFTTHSAVIVDQLEHNEIILFRKEMDSSRGFKTSAFQIPANFWGKHNLEEFKYYQFYRYRNSEFFFAKFIVIVESKNDAEVVKFLLSQNNIDPDLFGVSILNLEGIKNLSYPYYLLKYLNIPNFIILDKDFFVPYSQDKLENSRYDSGFPKYRNEFKGSSLLNELIPKEVDRNRLLGLFGRNHSKAMDLLEKYNIISMMYCLEMDLVASNTATKAYYQFISVPAAEAENKSAKYLLLNRHKQIKKIENIMKVLNALQHKNLPNSYKRIKKVLTDKIKEVNS, translated from the coding sequence ATGAAGCTAGTTCGTATAAATATAAAAAACTTTAGGTCTATCAATAGTTGTAGTGTCCAGAATGGAAAAATAACTGCATTAGTAGGAGAAAACAATTCGGGTAAATCTGCTATTCTAAGAGCTCTCAATGCATTTTTTAATTATGAAGAAGAAGAATTGAACTTTATAAATGGGGTACATCAGTATTCAAATAAGAGTCTAGTTAGAATTGAATTAACATTTGAAGATACTCCTAATACAGAACTTTATCAAGATAAGAAACACAATGAGGAATTAATTTTACGGATGACCTATTCATTTACAACAAAGAAAAGGACTCTCCACTATAAAAAAAATGGACTGTATCATCAATTGAATAATGAATTTCTAATTTCATTAAAAGAAAATATTAACTATGTGCTGATTCCACCTAATAGAGATGAAAGAGAAATAATCTGGGCAGAAAATGCATTGATAAGGATAGTGCTAGAAGAATTTTTAAAAAAGAGTACTTCTAGAAGAGATACGCTATCGCCTAAAGTAAAGGATGCAGCTAGGAATTTAGAACGAATAGGTCTTTCAAAAGTACAAGAAGCAATTGAAAAAAATTATTCACTAAACAAAAACTTTGATTTTAAACTAAGCTTTGATAAACAAATTGACTATTCTCTCCTACTGAATGACATTGCTCTTGAAATAGAGGAAAAGGGCTTTAGGTATAAAATTACTGAGAGTGGAAGCGGTATTCAAAGTCTAACAATTATTGCATTATACAGATACCTAGCTGAATTAAGGCATAATAATATCATTCTAGGAATTGAAGAACCGGAAATTAATTTACATCCTCAAGCGCAAAGAGAGTTTATTAAGTCTATAAAAGAAAATAACTCAACTATTGAAGTTCAAATAATTTTCACAACTCATTCAGCTGTTATTGTTGACCAACTTGAACATAATGAAATTATCTTATTTAGAAAGGAAATGGATAGCTCTAGGGGGTTTAAAACTTCCGCCTTTCAAATACCTGCAAATTTTTGGGGAAAACATAATTTAGAAGAATTTAAATATTATCAATTCTACCGCTACAGGAATAGTGAATTCTTCTTTGCTAAGTTCATTGTTATTGTAGAGAGTAAAAATGATGCAGAAGTAGTAAAGTTTTTACTGTCCCAAAATAATATTGATCCTGACTTATTTGGGGTAAGCATCTTAAACCTAGAGGGAATTAAGAACTTATCATATCCCTATTACTTACTAAAATATTTAAATATACCAAATTTTATCATTCTTGATAAAGATTTTTTTGTGCCATACTCCCAGGATAAATTAGAGAATAGCAGATATGACAGTGGCTTTCCAAAGTACAGAAATGAATTTAAAGGTTCATCTCTATTAAATGAATTAATCCCTAAAGAAGTAGACCGAAATAGATTGCTTGGCTTATTTGGAAGAAACCACAGTAAAGCCATGGATTTATTAGAAAAATACAACATCATTTCTATGATGTATTGTCTTGAAATGGATCTCGTAGCATCTAATACGGCCACTAAAGCATACTATCAATTTATTAGTGTACCTGCAGCAGAGGCTGAAAATAAATCTGCAAAGTACTTATTGTTAAATAGGCACAAGCAGATAAAAAAAATCGAAAATATAATGAAAGTACTAAATGCACTACAACATAAAAACTTACCCAATTCTTATAAAAGAATAAAAAAAGTTCTGACAGATAAAATTAAAGAAGTTAACTCTTAA
- a CDS encoding restriction endonuclease subunit S, translating into MKKLLSVSEIINSSVKEFEGERPYLKTGNLNDDGTFVLEKYSYEDKPSRANQNVRVNDIIFARMENTKKVLGIEEATKDIIVSTGFVVLRLNRSIIDPEYLYHVINSEMFQKQKNKYCKGATQKAINNQGLSKIMIPVPDLEEQRRIAASLNKTYSLIKKRKEAIAKLDELVQSYFLHVVGPLAKGYKNWKKIKVQDVAKSERGSMRTGPFGSDLKHSEFVDEGIAVLGIDNAVKNHFTWGERRFITQEKYEKLKRYTVKPKDVIITIMGTTGRSAVIPEEIPLAITTKHLATITLNRDIALPEFLSYAIHSHPEILYQILKSNKGAIMNGLNLTVIKGLELNLPPLEEQKKFQYFYTQIQSQRESMMRSLTLIEESFQSLLQHAFKGELSFNKKTIY; encoded by the coding sequence ATGAAAAAATTACTGTCTGTCTCCGAGATTATTAATAGTTCAGTAAAAGAATTTGAAGGAGAACGACCATATTTAAAAACTGGTAATCTTAATGATGATGGTACCTTTGTCCTTGAAAAATATTCGTATGAGGATAAACCTTCGAGAGCAAATCAGAATGTAAGAGTAAATGATATTATATTTGCTCGTATGGAAAATACTAAAAAGGTTTTAGGCATAGAAGAAGCAACAAAAGATATTATTGTCTCAACAGGGTTTGTTGTACTCCGTTTAAATAGGTCTATTATCGACCCAGAATATTTATACCATGTCATAAACTCTGAAATGTTTCAAAAACAAAAAAACAAGTATTGTAAAGGCGCAACCCAAAAGGCAATAAATAACCAGGGATTATCAAAAATTATGATTCCTGTGCCAGATTTAGAAGAACAAAGAAGAATAGCTGCTAGTCTAAACAAAACATATTCGTTAATTAAAAAACGAAAAGAAGCCATAGCAAAGTTAGATGAATTAGTACAATCATACTTCTTGCATGTAGTCGGTCCTTTGGCAAAGGGTTATAAAAATTGGAAGAAAATAAAAGTTCAAGATGTTGCCAAAAGTGAAAGAGGCAGTATGCGTACTGGTCCTTTTGGAAGTGACTTAAAACATTCTGAGTTTGTTGATGAAGGTATTGCAGTGTTAGGAATAGATAATGCAGTAAAGAACCATTTTACTTGGGGAGAAAGAAGGTTTATTACACAGGAAAAGTACGAAAAGCTAAAAAGGTATACAGTTAAACCTAAGGATGTCATTATTACCATTATGGGTACAACTGGACGAAGTGCTGTTATTCCTGAAGAAATCCCTTTAGCAATAACAACTAAACATTTAGCAACAATTACACTGAATAGGGATATCGCTTTACCTGAATTTTTATCATATGCTATCCATTCGCATCCTGAAATTTTATATCAAATTTTGAAATCTAATAAAGGAGCTATAATGAATGGGTTAAACCTAACTGTTATAAAAGGGTTAGAATTAAACTTACCACCATTAGAAGAACAGAAGAAGTTTCAATATTTTTATACACAAATTCAGTCACAGAGAGAATCAATGATGAGATCTCTTACTCTCATAGAAGAATCCTTCCAGTCCTTACTTCAACATGCGTTTAAAGGGGAATTATCTTTTAACAAAAAAACTATTTATTAA
- a CDS encoding DEAD/DEAH box helicase family protein, translating to MVYSNFEFLKEKNQYVEFTNACLESEKALLLSPATCAILARRALELAVKWLYSSDSELKVPYQENLSSLIHDSNFLAIIDDNLLPLLKYVVKLGNVSVHSNANINRDEAILSLHNLHQFVAWVDYCYSDEYTAKEFDESLLQKGEERRVRPKELQDLYEQLSSKDRRLEEMMKENDELRKINTIKRELNTDQYDFQVDEISEFETRKKYIDLDLKLAGWEFGTNVLREYEVTGMPNNQGLGYVDYVLLGDNGKPIAVVEAKRTSKDPNVGKQQAKLYADCIEQRYGQRPVIFYTNGFETYIWHQPYPPRRVFGFYNHADLKLVIDRITMKRELKSIEINDEITNRYYQKESILAVCDALERNQRKMLLVMATGSGKTRTAISIVDVLSRHNWIKNVLFLADRKTLLYQAKRNFNNLLPSLSLCNLLDNKDNPEESRMVFSTYPTMMNAIDEAKRKDGKKLFTIGHFDLIIIDESHRSIYKKYKSIFNYFDGILLGLTATPKDEIDKNTYEVFNMESGTPTYAYELEKAVEDKFLVDYRTIETKMKFLEEGIRYDDLTDEEKEFYEETFEDEVGEDIDSGALNEWLFNADTIDTVLQNLMEKGIHVEGGDKLGKTIIFAKNHQHALKIVERFDVLFPEYGGEFAKVIDYSVNYYQTLIEEFSTKEKMPQIAVSVDMLDTGVDIPEVVNLVFFKKVRSKSKFWQMIGRGTRLCPDLLGIGQDKTHFLIFDYCGNFEFFRENPKGIEGKATESLTEKLFNSKVEIIKELQSMEYQTEDYISHRNEIINDVFADIHALDDENFRVRQNLQHVHKFKNKANWNSLTVMKVNEIKEYISPIIVPFNDDEFAKRFDLVLYTIELAKLQTKNATKPIRSVVTTAEALSKLGTIPQVVEQKPVIDKVLTEEFWESADIFELESVREALRDLIKFIEKEKQKMYFTNFKDQVLEVKENGPIFHSNDLQNYKKKVHHYLQEHREELAIHKLRNNKQLTEQDIKSLESILWNELGTKEDYEKDFGDTPVTRLVRQIVGLDPQAANEAFSEFLTHEKLNIYQSKFVKLIVDYVVKNGLMDKKVLQQDPFKSVGSIVELFKDNMDDARKLIGVIDEINRNSEVNTTA from the coding sequence ATGGTGTATTCAAATTTTGAATTTTTAAAAGAGAAAAACCAATATGTTGAATTTACAAATGCTTGTCTAGAATCGGAAAAAGCTCTTCTTTTAAGTCCAGCGACGTGCGCAATTTTGGCACGTCGTGCACTAGAGCTTGCTGTAAAGTGGCTTTATAGTTCTGACAGTGAATTAAAAGTTCCTTATCAAGAGAATTTATCAAGTTTGATTCACGACTCTAATTTTCTTGCTATCATTGATGATAATTTACTTCCTTTGTTAAAGTACGTTGTTAAGCTAGGAAATGTATCAGTCCATTCCAACGCAAACATTAATCGTGATGAAGCAATATTATCTCTACATAATTTACATCAATTTGTGGCTTGGGTTGATTACTGTTACTCGGATGAATATACTGCAAAGGAATTTGACGAGTCCTTACTGCAAAAAGGTGAAGAAAGACGAGTTAGACCAAAAGAATTACAAGATTTATATGAGCAGTTAAGCTCTAAAGATCGACGTTTAGAAGAGATGATGAAGGAAAATGATGAACTTCGTAAGATAAACACAATCAAGCGTGAACTAAATACAGATCAATATGATTTCCAGGTCGATGAGATAAGTGAATTTGAGACGAGAAAGAAGTATATTGATCTTGATCTAAAGCTAGCAGGTTGGGAATTCGGTACGAATGTTTTAAGGGAATATGAAGTGACAGGAATGCCTAATAATCAAGGTCTTGGCTATGTTGATTATGTATTGCTCGGTGACAACGGTAAGCCTATTGCAGTAGTAGAGGCAAAACGAACCTCGAAGGATCCCAATGTCGGTAAGCAACAAGCAAAATTATACGCTGACTGCATTGAACAAAGGTATGGGCAGCGTCCCGTTATTTTTTACACCAATGGATTTGAAACATATATCTGGCATCAACCATATCCACCAAGACGAGTATTCGGATTCTATAATCATGCTGATTTAAAACTTGTTATAGATCGTATTACAATGAAACGTGAACTAAAAAGTATCGAAATTAACGATGAAATTACTAACCGTTATTATCAAAAGGAATCAATACTAGCAGTTTGCGACGCGTTGGAACGTAATCAGCGAAAAATGCTGCTAGTTATGGCCACGGGTAGCGGGAAAACAAGAACAGCTATCTCCATAGTGGATGTACTATCTCGCCACAACTGGATTAAGAACGTTTTGTTTTTAGCAGATCGCAAAACACTTTTATATCAAGCAAAGAGAAATTTTAATAACCTTTTACCAAGCTTATCGTTATGTAATCTATTAGATAACAAAGATAATCCAGAAGAAAGTCGGATGGTTTTTTCTACCTATCCTACTATGATGAATGCTATCGATGAGGCGAAGCGAAAAGACGGTAAGAAGTTATTCACCATTGGGCATTTTGATTTAATTATTATAGATGAATCCCATAGAAGTATTTATAAAAAATACAAATCTATCTTTAACTATTTTGATGGTATATTGCTTGGGCTAACTGCTACTCCAAAAGATGAGATTGATAAAAATACGTATGAGGTATTTAACATGGAAAGTGGCACTCCAACGTATGCTTACGAGTTAGAAAAAGCGGTTGAAGATAAATTTCTGGTTGATTACAGAACCATTGAAACAAAGATGAAATTCCTTGAAGAAGGTATTCGTTATGATGACTTAACAGATGAAGAGAAAGAATTTTATGAAGAAACATTTGAGGATGAAGTTGGAGAGGATATTGATAGTGGAGCATTAAATGAATGGCTTTTTAATGCGGATACAATTGATACCGTTCTCCAGAATTTAATGGAAAAGGGTATTCATGTTGAAGGTGGAGACAAACTTGGTAAAACCATAATTTTTGCTAAAAACCATCAACATGCTTTGAAGATAGTCGAAAGATTTGATGTTTTATTTCCTGAGTATGGCGGCGAATTTGCTAAAGTTATAGATTACAGTGTGAACTATTATCAAACCCTAATAGAAGAATTTTCAACAAAAGAAAAAATGCCACAGATAGCTGTTTCAGTAGACATGCTTGATACTGGAGTTGATATTCCTGAAGTCGTTAACCTTGTATTCTTTAAGAAGGTACGATCAAAGTCAAAGTTCTGGCAAATGATTGGACGCGGCACACGATTATGTCCAGACTTGCTAGGAATAGGACAGGATAAAACACATTTCTTAATATTTGATTATTGTGGTAACTTTGAATTCTTCAGGGAAAATCCTAAAGGAATAGAAGGTAAAGCTACAGAAAGTCTGACTGAAAAACTTTTTAATTCAAAGGTTGAAATAATTAAAGAGCTTCAGAGTATGGAATATCAGACAGAGGATTATATTTCACACCGGAATGAAATCATTAATGATGTTTTTGCAGATATTCATGCATTAGATGATGAAAACTTCCGTGTACGCCAGAATCTACAACATGTTCATAAATTCAAAAACAAAGCTAACTGGAACTCATTAACAGTAATGAAGGTGAATGAGATTAAAGAGTATATTTCACCAATAATCGTGCCATTTAATGACGATGAATTCGCTAAACGTTTTGATCTAGTATTGTACACTATTGAGTTAGCTAAACTACAAACAAAGAATGCTACTAAGCCTATTCGCAGCGTTGTAACAACTGCTGAAGCATTATCTAAATTAGGCACAATACCACAAGTAGTTGAGCAAAAGCCTGTCATTGATAAAGTTCTAACTGAAGAGTTCTGGGAAAGTGCTGACATTTTCGAACTAGAAAGTGTCCGTGAAGCACTTCGAGACCTGATTAAGTTTATTGAAAAAGAAAAGCAGAAAATGTACTTCACAAACTTCAAAGATCAAGTGCTGGAAGTCAAGGAGAACGGGCCAATCTTCCACTCAAATGACTTACAAAATTATAAGAAGAAAGTACATCACTATTTACAAGAACACCGAGAAGAACTAGCAATCCATAAACTTAGGAATAACAAACAACTTACTGAGCAAGATATAAAGTCATTAGAAAGTATTCTTTGGAATGAACTAGGAACTAAAGAAGATTACGAGAAGGATTTTGGCGATACTCCTGTTACTAGGCTGGTGAGACAGATTGTGGGATTAGATCCACAAGCAGCAAATGAAGCCTTTTCAGAATTCCTAACCCATGAAAAGCTTAATATTTATCAAAGTAAGTTTGTGAAGCTTATTGTTGATTATGTAGTGAAAAACGGATTAATGGATAAAAAAGTCTTACAGCAAGATCCATTTAAATCTGTAGGTAGTATTGTAGAGCTGTTTAAAGATAATATGGATGATGCTCGGAAGCTTATTGGGGTTATTGATGAGATAAATAGAAATTCGGAAGTTAATACAACCGCATAG
- a CDS encoding DUF262 domain-containing protein: MGMDVTPDKQNINTVFSNTTYYIDFYQRQYKWSNEPVNRLLDDIFYKFCIEYEKHRNNDIPLHQLIEEYGWYYLNTYVTNPVGGKLYIVDGQQRLTTITLILIKLMHLGVNFGSPLVDWISQKIVGFNGYEKEFWMKHEHHLSTMRELYENKDISLINTSSGITAVNMVNNYGAISRFIDDKLQDKHQYESFVFYFLKRLVLINLNVEQTDVPMVFEVINDRGVKLKPYEILKGKLLGQVDKKELEHFHLNDLWDTNIGMINRDFKDEVDEFFMYLLRSKFANTVGESRKYDKNNYHRTIFENEVNAKWKLNHNAKAVKEFLLNDFKYYSSLYNKTLNYYSKEHEPFIHVYYNRLTEMDSQFLLTLSVCKLNDSLEDEKIKRISYEVDRFYALLQLQKGYDSNDYNEAIYKISNSIREEDDFNNIRRVFDKHLISMLSENRGLEIKEPISYQLFKDTGFELNKRFKRYFFARIEKFISKETNMQMRHSLYDLVSNTGAVNGFHIEHILSVNPTNLDKFDNDNDRFERERNRLGGLLLLKGKDNISSSNETYSDKLKTYANTLYWNETLRQDTYKSKIDFKNMINNLQLEFEALDDFGPNELEKRHKLLYAIVKNIWK, encoded by the coding sequence ATGGGAATGGATGTAACTCCGGATAAACAAAATATCAATACAGTCTTTTCAAACACAACATACTATATCGATTTTTATCAAAGACAATATAAGTGGTCGAATGAACCTGTAAATAGATTATTGGATGATATTTTTTATAAATTTTGTATAGAATACGAGAAGCATAGGAACAATGATATCCCCCTTCACCAGTTAATTGAAGAGTACGGATGGTATTATCTAAATACATATGTGACAAATCCAGTTGGTGGGAAATTATATATTGTGGATGGTCAGCAAAGGTTAACGACTATTACGTTAATTTTAATAAAACTTATGCACCTAGGAGTGAATTTTGGCTCTCCGTTAGTCGATTGGATATCTCAAAAAATTGTTGGTTTCAATGGTTATGAAAAGGAGTTTTGGATGAAGCATGAGCATCACTTATCCACAATGAGGGAATTATATGAGAACAAGGATATCTCTTTAATTAATACCTCTAGTGGTATAACGGCGGTTAACATGGTAAATAATTATGGTGCTATATCCAGATTCATTGATGATAAGTTACAGGATAAACATCAGTATGAAAGTTTTGTTTTCTACTTTTTAAAAAGATTAGTCCTTATTAATTTAAATGTCGAACAAACAGATGTCCCTATGGTATTTGAAGTGATTAATGATCGTGGTGTGAAATTAAAGCCTTATGAAATCTTAAAGGGTAAACTCTTAGGACAGGTGGATAAAAAAGAACTTGAACACTTTCACCTAAACGACCTTTGGGATACTAATATTGGAATGATTAACAGAGACTTTAAAGATGAAGTCGATGAGTTTTTTATGTACCTACTTCGGTCAAAATTTGCTAATACTGTTGGCGAATCTAGAAAGTATGACAAAAACAATTACCACAGAACCATATTTGAAAATGAAGTAAATGCAAAATGGAAATTAAATCATAATGCAAAAGCGGTCAAAGAATTCTTATTGAATGACTTCAAATATTATAGTTCTCTTTATAACAAAACCTTAAATTATTATTCTAAAGAACATGAGCCATTTATACATGTTTATTATAACCGTTTAACTGAAATGGATAGCCAATTTTTATTAACTCTCTCAGTATGTAAATTAAATGATTCTCTAGAAGATGAAAAAATTAAACGAATTTCCTACGAAGTTGATCGCTTTTATGCCCTTTTACAGCTGCAAAAGGGCTATGATAGTAATGATTATAATGAAGCAATATATAAAATAAGTAATAGCATCAGAGAAGAAGATGACTTTAATAATATTCGAAGAGTATTTGACAAGCATTTAATTTCTATGCTCTCAGAGAACCGAGGATTAGAAATAAAAGAACCAATTAGTTATCAATTATTTAAGGATACTGGATTTGAATTAAATAAGAGGTTTAAAAGATATTTTTTTGCTAGAATTGAAAAATTCATTTCAAAGGAAACCAATATGCAAATGAGACATTCATTATACGATTTAGTTTCTAATACAGGTGCTGTTAATGGGTTCCATATTGAACATATTCTATCTGTAAATCCCACAAATTTAGATAAGTTTGATAACGATAATGATAGATTTGAACGTGAAAGAAATAGATTGGGAGGTTTACTGTTACTAAAAGGAAAAGACAATATTTCAAGTAGCAATGAAACCTATAGTGATAAATTAAAAACATATGCAAATACCCTATACTGGAATGAAACTTTAAGACAAGATACCTATAAATCCAAAATTGACTTTAAAAACATGATAAATAATCTTCAGTTAGAATTCG
- a CDS encoding type I restriction-modification system subunit M, protein MITGEIKSKVDKIWETFWTGGITNPLTVIEQFTYLLFIKGLDEQETIKEQEAEFLGMEHQGLFPKDKQHLRWSRFKQLGSAKEMYDVVSDEVFPFIKKLHGKQNSAYSKYMNDAMFMIPTANMLSKIVDGIDNIPMKDRDTKGDLYEYLLSKVATSGTNGQFRTPRHIIDMMVELMKPTPEDVIIDPAMGSAGFLVSAAEYLRKYNSDLFLVQGLKEHFNNTMFYGNDMDRTMLRIGAMNMMLHGIDNPNIDYRDSLAEVNKDKDQYTLVLANPPFKGSLDEEGVSNELLKLTKTKKTELLFLSLFIRILKAGGRAAVIVPDGVLFGSSKAHKQIRKEIIDTHKLEAIIKMPSGVFKPYAGVSTAIMIFTKTGAGGTDNVWFYDMKADGYSLDDKRSPIEQNDIPDIIARMGNLDAEKERKRTEQSFSVPVEEIKENDYDLSFDLYKEVEYEEVQSKDPKVILADIKNLEEEIMEGIKELEGMIGDN, encoded by the coding sequence ATGATAACAGGTGAAATTAAAAGTAAAGTAGATAAAATATGGGAAACGTTCTGGACAGGGGGGATAACAAACCCACTAACTGTAATCGAACAATTTACTTATCTATTATTCATAAAAGGGTTAGATGAACAAGAAACAATCAAAGAGCAGGAAGCTGAGTTTCTTGGTATGGAACATCAGGGGTTGTTTCCTAAAGACAAACAGCATTTACGTTGGAGTCGTTTTAAGCAACTAGGGTCGGCGAAGGAAATGTATGATGTCGTATCAGATGAAGTATTTCCTTTTATTAAGAAATTACATGGCAAACAGAATTCAGCATACTCTAAATACATGAACGATGCGATGTTCATGATCCCAACAGCAAATATGCTTTCTAAAATTGTTGATGGCATTGATAACATCCCAATGAAAGACCGTGATACAAAAGGTGACTTATATGAGTACTTGCTATCAAAAGTAGCAACTTCAGGAACAAACGGTCAATTCCGTACCCCACGCCATATTATTGATATGATGGTTGAACTCATGAAACCAACACCTGAAGATGTGATAATTGACCCAGCAATGGGATCAGCAGGTTTCCTTGTGTCTGCTGCTGAGTACCTACGTAAATATAATAGTGATTTGTTCTTAGTACAAGGTTTAAAAGAGCATTTTAACAACACCATGTTTTACGGAAATGATATGGACAGAACGATGTTGCGTATTGGGGCAATGAATATGATGCTTCACGGTATTGATAATCCAAATATTGATTACCGTGACTCTCTTGCAGAAGTCAATAAAGATAAAGACCAATACACGCTAGTACTTGCGAATCCACCATTTAAAGGTTCACTTGATGAAGAAGGGGTTTCGAACGAATTATTAAAACTGACGAAAACAAAGAAAACTGAATTACTTTTCTTATCCCTTTTCATTCGCATTTTAAAAGCGGGTGGCCGCGCTGCTGTTATTGTTCCAGATGGAGTTTTGTTTGGAAGTTCAAAAGCACATAAGCAAATTCGAAAAGAGATTATTGATACTCATAAATTAGAGGCGATTATTAAAATGCCTAGTGGTGTATTTAAACCATATGCCGGAGTATCTACCGCAATTATGATTTTTACAAAAACAGGTGCGGGTGGAACCGATAATGTATGGTTCTATGATATGAAAGCAGACGGTTATTCGCTTGATGATAAACGGAGTCCGATAGAACAAAATGATATTCCTGATATCATTGCTCGTATGGGTAATTTAGATGCTGAAAAGGAAAGAAAACGAACAGAGCAATCTTTCTCCGTTCCTGTTGAGGAGATTAAAGAAAATGATTATGACTTAAGTTTTGACTTGTATAAAGAAGTAGAATACGAAGAAGTGCAGTCCAAAGATCCCAAAGTCATCCTTGCTGATATTAAGAATCTAGAAGAAGAAATTATGGAAGGCATTAAGGAATTGGAGGGGATGATTGGTGATAATTGA